In Nitratiruptor sp. YY09-18, a single window of DNA contains:
- a CDS encoding hydrogenase small subunit translates to MNREHLRSLFTAKSAKVDTNRGEAYYAKLYDQCKARLEQLKKIEPLRKISIKEILEDEGVSRRDFLKWVSATTAMLMLPSSFAPLVAEAAELMNRIPVIWIELQDCAGNSEAFIRSDGPKVDEIILEIISLEFQETLMAAAGHQAEAQLDDAMEHFKGKYLLFVEGAIPVGPGREWCTIGASGETFEEHLKRVANDAAAIVAVGTCATFGGVPAAAPNPTGAVGVMDVVNDKPIINIPACPANPANMVGVILHYVLTGQIPELDSLLRPKFAFGYRIHDNCERRAHFDAGEFVEEWGDEGAKNNFCLYKMGCKGPMTFNNCSIVRYNESVNWPIGSGHGCIGCSEPGFWDKYAYERPMADANIKMAPNGGVEKSVDQFGLGLLTAAGVGIAIHAAASAIAGKKSEGDKE, encoded by the coding sequence ATGAATAGAGAGCACCTTCGATCACTCTTTACAGCCAAGAGTGCCAAAGTTGATACAAACAGAGGTGAGGCATACTATGCAAAACTCTATGATCAGTGTAAGGCTAGGCTAGAACAGCTTAAGAAGATTGAGCCGCTTCGTAAAATCTCCATTAAAGAGATTTTAGAGGATGAGGGCGTCTCTAGAAGAGACTTTTTAAAATGGGTCAGTGCAACTACTGCTATGCTCATGCTTCCTAGTTCTTTTGCACCACTGGTCGCAGAAGCAGCAGAACTTATGAATAGGATTCCAGTTATCTGGATAGAGTTACAAGATTGTGCGGGGAATTCAGAAGCATTTATTAGAAGTGATGGGCCAAAAGTTGATGAGATCATTTTGGAGATTATTTCACTCGAGTTTCAAGAGACTCTCATGGCTGCAGCTGGACATCAAGCGGAAGCGCAGCTTGATGATGCGATGGAACATTTCAAAGGAAAATATCTCCTTTTTGTTGAAGGTGCTATTCCTGTAGGTCCCGGTAGGGAGTGGTGTACTATAGGGGCAAGTGGTGAAACTTTTGAAGAGCATCTCAAAAGAGTAGCCAACGATGCAGCTGCAATTGTTGCCGTAGGAACATGTGCTACGTTTGGTGGTGTCCCAGCAGCTGCGCCGAATCCTACCGGAGCAGTTGGAGTGATGGATGTAGTTAATGATAAGCCAATTATTAATATACCAGCTTGTCCTGCAAATCCGGCAAATATGGTGGGAGTAATTCTCCATTATGTACTTACTGGTCAAATTCCAGAGCTTGATTCACTGCTTCGACCAAAATTTGCCTTTGGATATAGAATCCACGACAACTGTGAAAGAAGGGCGCACTTTGATGCAGGAGAGTTCGTAGAGGAGTGGGGTGACGAGGGTGCGAAAAATAACTTCTGCCTCTATAAAATGGGATGTAAAGGACCTATGACATTCAACAACTGTTCAATTGTTCGCTACAACGAATCAGTAAACTGGCCAATCGGTTCAGGCCATGGATGTATAGGGTGCAGTGAGCCAGGATTTTGGGATAAGTATGCATATGAAAGGCCAATGGCAGATGCAAATATCAAAATGGCTCCAAATGGCGGGGTAGAAAAGAGTGTAGACCAGTTTGGACTTGGTCTTTTGACTGCTGCTGGTGTGGGTATTGCTATTCATGCTGCTGCTAGTGCAATCGCAGGTAAGAAAAGTGAAGGAGATAAAGAATGA
- a CDS encoding nickel-dependent hydrogenase large subunit gives MSTKHIVVDPITRIEGHLRIEAIIDENNTIVDAYSSSTMFRGIEEILKGRDPRDCGLLAMRICGVCTGTHYQRSIEAVEHAFGVTIPKNARLVRNLIQGALYLHDHVVHFYHLHALDWVDITKALEADPTKTVDEAKKWANAAGTTPYVADSAKFKEVQDRLKKFVKQGRLGLFAKGYWGNPHYKLTPEQNLLAVTHYLQALDLQRDAAKMMAIFGGKNPHPQSIVVGGVTCVQDIKNPARIALYKELLTGFSRFIKGAYLPDIYMAGTMYGDEALDGTGAGLKNYMAYGGFRLQDNGFYKSELLFPSGLVIDGKYQEFDQEKVAEDVTHSWYDGDKPLHPFDGQTIPNYTGFGKKEKGIAYLDTKGKYSWIKSPIYNDTRVEVGPLARMIVGYTKGDKRISEYVNRFLKNANLPAKVLFSTVGRTAARAIETELMADMLFDWVDELATNTAAGDLSTWTEFDFDQVSKDAQGYGLEEAPRGALGHWVKIKDGKVENYQAVVPSTWNAAPRDYKNRMGAYEASLIGTKVAKPEEPLEILRTIHSFDPCIACAVHIVDTKGKSLGEFKVNTSCSI, from the coding sequence ATGAGCACAAAACATATAGTTGTTGATCCTATTACTAGAATAGAGGGGCACTTGCGTATTGAAGCGATTATCGATGAGAATAATACGATAGTAGATGCTTACAGCTCTTCGACGATGTTTCGAGGAATAGAAGAGATACTAAAAGGGCGTGATCCTAGAGATTGCGGTTTGCTAGCTATGCGTATATGTGGTGTTTGTACAGGGACACACTACCAAAGAAGTATCGAGGCAGTTGAGCACGCTTTTGGTGTCACAATTCCTAAAAACGCCAGACTTGTAAGAAACCTCATCCAAGGGGCACTTTATTTACATGACCATGTGGTGCATTTTTATCATCTTCATGCCCTTGACTGGGTTGATATCACAAAAGCTTTGGAAGCTGACCCAACAAAGACAGTAGATGAAGCAAAAAAATGGGCAAATGCTGCTGGAACCACTCCATATGTTGCAGATAGTGCAAAATTTAAAGAGGTGCAAGATCGTCTCAAAAAATTTGTCAAACAGGGACGTCTTGGACTCTTTGCCAAAGGATACTGGGGCAATCCTCACTATAAACTAACCCCAGAACAAAACCTATTGGCGGTTACACACTATCTCCAAGCTCTTGATCTGCAAAGAGACGCAGCAAAAATGATGGCTATTTTTGGCGGGAAAAATCCGCATCCTCAAAGTATTGTAGTAGGTGGTGTTACATGTGTACAAGATATCAAAAACCCCGCTCGTATTGCTCTTTACAAAGAACTTCTTACCGGATTTAGTCGCTTTATCAAAGGTGCCTATCTTCCAGATATCTATATGGCAGGTACTATGTATGGTGATGAAGCGCTTGACGGTACAGGCGCAGGTCTGAAAAATTACATGGCTTATGGCGGTTTTCGACTTCAAGACAATGGCTTTTACAAATCAGAACTCCTTTTTCCAAGTGGACTTGTAATCGATGGAAAATATCAAGAGTTTGATCAAGAAAAAGTGGCTGAAGATGTAACGCACTCATGGTACGATGGTGATAAACCACTCCACCCATTTGACGGGCAGACCATTCCAAACTATACGGGATTTGGCAAAAAAGAAAAAGGAATTGCTTATCTTGATACCAAGGGTAAATACTCCTGGATCAAATCACCAATATATAACGATACAAGAGTAGAAGTTGGTCCACTTGCACGTATGATTGTAGGATATACAAAAGGTGATAAAAGAATCAGTGAATATGTCAATAGATTTTTGAAAAATGCTAATCTTCCTGCAAAGGTTCTCTTCTCTACTGTCGGAAGAACTGCTGCAAGGGCAATTGAGACAGAACTTATGGCTGATATGCTCTTTGATTGGGTAGATGAATTAGCGACAAACACTGCAGCTGGAGATCTCTCAACCTGGACAGAGTTTGATTTCGATCAAGTAAGCAAAGATGCTCAAGGGTATGGTCTTGAAGAGGCTCCACGCGGTGCTCTTGGTCACTGGGTAAAAATCAAAGATGGAAAAGTTGAAAACTATCAAGCAGTTGTACCATCTACATGGAATGCGGCACCAAGAGATTATAAAAATAGAATGGGCGCATATGAAGCAAGCTTAATTGGTACAAAAGTGGCAAAACCTGAAGAGCCATTAGAAATATTGCGTACTATTCATAGTTTTGACCCTTGTATTGCGTGTGCGGTGCATATTGTGGATACAAAAGGAAAGAGTTTAGGTGAGTTTAAAGTAAACACCTCTTGCTCAATCTAA
- a CDS encoding nickel-dependent hydrogenase large subunit produces MKIDLLEKIEGEAYLEFKTDGDEIVDVRVLFPHFRGVENILVGKDAWDALVINPRVCGICGHAHLQATASLLESIYRIEITQKAQLIREITRFCEIIQNHLKWCYLVIFQELQIPYDFTTMHQTIALVNKLLALFSGQWPHSAYAIPGGVTCDPTALDIVKAKQIRAQIQSNIFKLFGSFEDPKKLEKDLKKLYETLHAKDLLSVGIGLNRFITLSQDSYVENVKILNKKKRKTKLRYIKEIGQSDSYAKNVTYNNRFYETGPLARLLQNPDFFIRYFYRKYKDSIFTRIIARIYEINILIKKIEHHLNSIDLNQLSVVEIEKKDGEGAISIEAARGSLVHKAIIAEGKIENYSIITPTQWNLSNGSSDNPSSIQKAIIGLQDRKIANLIFRSFDICSVCTTH; encoded by the coding sequence ATGAAGATTGATTTATTGGAAAAAATAGAAGGTGAAGCCTATTTAGAGTTTAAAACAGACGGAGATGAAATAGTTGATGTACGAGTGCTTTTCCCACATTTTAGAGGAGTTGAGAATATACTAGTAGGCAAAGATGCATGGGATGCATTAGTTATAAATCCAAGAGTTTGTGGAATCTGTGGGCATGCACATTTGCAAGCTACTGCATCCCTTTTGGAGTCAATTTATAGGATTGAAATTACGCAAAAAGCCCAATTGATACGCGAGATAACAAGATTTTGTGAAATAATTCAAAACCATCTGAAGTGGTGCTATCTTGTAATCTTTCAAGAGCTGCAAATCCCTTATGATTTTACTACAATGCATCAGACGATTGCTTTGGTAAATAAGCTTTTAGCTCTTTTTAGCGGTCAATGGCCACACTCTGCATATGCAATTCCTGGTGGGGTTACATGTGATCCAACTGCGCTAGATATTGTAAAGGCCAAACAGATTAGAGCACAAATACAATCAAATATTTTCAAACTTTTTGGCTCTTTTGAAGATCCTAAAAAGCTTGAAAAAGATTTGAAAAAACTCTATGAGACTCTCCATGCAAAAGATCTTTTGTCAGTTGGGATCGGTCTCAATCGTTTTATAACACTTTCTCAAGATAGTTATGTAGAAAATGTAAAAATACTCAATAAAAAAAAGAGAAAGACTAAGTTGCGTTATATTAAAGAGATAGGGCAAAGTGACAGTTATGCAAAAAATGTTACTTATAATAATAGATTTTATGAAACAGGACCTTTGGCAAGACTCTTGCAAAATCCGGATTTTTTCATACGCTATTTTTATAGAAAATATAAAGATAGTATATTTACAAGGATTATTGCAAGAATCTATGAGATAAACATACTCATAAAGAAGATAGAGCACCATCTCAACTCTATTGATCTTAACCAGTTAAGTGTAGTTGAAATTGAGAAAAAAGATGGAGAAGGTGCTATAAGTATAGAAGCAGCGAGAGGATCTCTTGTGCATAAAGCTATAATAGCTGAAGGAAAAATCGAAAATTACTCAATCATAACTCCCACGCAATGGAATCTCTCAAATGGTAGTTCTGACAACCCTTCAAGTATTCAAAAAGCTATTATTGGACTTCAAGATAGAAAAATAGCTAACCTCATATTTCGCAGCTTCGATATTTGCAGTGTATGCACTACTCATTAA
- a CDS encoding bifunctional 2-polyprenyl-6-hydroxyphenol methylase/3-demethylubiquinol 3-O-methyltransferase UbiG, with protein sequence MKHEPLADPDVVRFYDLVPKGRALDIACGRGGNAIFLASRGFTVDAVDISDVALAPLKEYPGITPFCQDIASFDFGKNRYDLILNINFFERSIFENIFLALRPRGIFISKVFTYKSSMNPTYTAKKNELLELYNKLEIVYYNLDKNAKAILVGRKER encoded by the coding sequence ATGAAGCACGAACCTCTTGCAGATCCAGATGTAGTAAGATTTTACGATTTAGTGCCCAAGGGTAGGGCATTGGATATTGCATGCGGAAGAGGAGGAAATGCAATTTTTCTAGCTTCTAGAGGCTTTACAGTTGATGCTGTGGATATATCTGATGTGGCACTTGCACCTCTTAAAGAGTATCCTGGCATCACTCCCTTTTGCCAAGATATTGCAAGTTTTGATTTTGGCAAGAATCGTTATGACCTTATACTCAATATCAATTTTTTTGAGCGCTCAATTTTTGAGAATATATTTTTAGCATTAAGACCTAGAGGTATCTTCATATCGAAAGTGTTTACATATAAGTCTTCAATGAATCCTACATATACTGCAAAGAAAAATGAACTATTAGAGTTATATAATAAACTTGAAATTGTCTATTATAATCTCGATAAAAATGCAAAAGCTATTTTGGTAGGGAGAAAGGAGCGATAG
- a CDS encoding HyaD/HybD family hydrogenase maturation endopeptidase: protein MKTAIIGIGNILFMDEGIGVYASKYLEENFVFDEDVEIVDGGTLGFKLMRYYQEYDKVVIMDTVSIEDTPGSIYNLPSEVLLGLGEYRKTAHEVEVVEMLEICSMLESIAQVNIIGIVPKDIESVGIGLTDTMRESFDSYIQTLLQELEKNSIHYQRRANKTVDSIIFEYANPSMKECNDITV, encoded by the coding sequence TTGAAGACAGCAATTATAGGAATAGGCAATATTTTGTTTATGGATGAGGGTATCGGAGTATATGCTTCAAAATATCTCGAGGAAAATTTTGTTTTTGATGAGGATGTCGAAATCGTCGATGGTGGGACACTGGGGTTTAAACTAATGCGCTACTATCAAGAGTATGATAAAGTAGTAATAATGGATACTGTTTCCATCGAGGACACACCGGGCTCCATATATAACCTTCCAAGTGAGGTTTTACTGGGGCTAGGTGAGTATCGAAAAACAGCGCATGAGGTGGAAGTTGTAGAGATGCTTGAGATATGTAGCATGCTTGAATCCATCGCCCAAGTAAACATCATAGGTATTGTGCCAAAAGACATCGAAAGCGTAGGTATTGGTTTAACTGATACCATGCGAGAATCCTTTGACAGCTACATACAAACTCTTTTGCAAGAGCTGGAAAAAAACAGCATTCACTACCAAAGAAGAGCCAATAAAACAGTTGACTCGATTATCTTTGAGTATGCAAACCCATCAATGAAAGAGTGCAATGACATTACGGTTTGA
- a CDS encoding cytochrome b/b6 domain-containing protein, whose product MKQQKFQRVKRMTLFMRLNHWVVALCMVAAVITGLYIGHPYYQTLISEPAVQKFVMAWNRVIHFYAAIIFDVSSIVIAYLYFFSRFEKPIKKLIPTRKNIKEFWEVFINLITLNRIKRFDSSHEDSFHVVYFTIFHILLVWMLLTGLQLYVHGLESGMSSIGSWWPTLLHLVTDWTVPICGGTKMDVRYVHHMTMYFILVWIMFHIYYVVWRTIFWREGDIAIVFGGYKFKRG is encoded by the coding sequence ATGAAACAGCAAAAATTTCAAAGAGTTAAAAGAATGACGCTCTTTATGCGTCTCAATCACTGGGTAGTGGCTCTGTGTATGGTAGCGGCAGTAATAACTGGCCTCTACATAGGCCATCCATACTATCAGACACTCATTAGTGAACCAGCAGTACAGAAGTTTGTGATGGCATGGAATAGAGTAATTCATTTCTATGCAGCTATCATATTTGATGTGAGTTCAATTGTGATTGCATATCTCTATTTTTTTAGTAGATTTGAAAAGCCTATTAAAAAACTTATCCCAACAAGAAAAAATATAAAAGAGTTCTGGGAAGTTTTTATCAATCTCATTACTCTCAATCGCATTAAGAGGTTTGATAGTAGCCATGAAGACAGTTTCCATGTTGTCTATTTTACAATCTTTCATATATTGCTTGTTTGGATGCTTTTGACTGGTCTTCAGCTCTATGTCCATGGACTTGAGTCAGGTATGAGTAGTATCGGTTCTTGGTGGCCAACACTCTTGCATCTAGTAACTGACTGGACGGTACCTATATGTGGCGGAACAAAAATGGATGTAAGATATGTACATCATATGACAATGTATTTTATTTTGGTTTGGATCATGTTTCATATCTACTATGTGGTATGGAGAACGATCTTTTGGAGAGAGGGAGATATCGCCATAGTATTTGGCGGATACAAATTCAAAAGAGGTTGA
- a CDS encoding TetR/AcrR family transcriptional regulator, whose translation MAKINKEEKKKQIMNEALKLFSKEGFFEVTIADIAKALDMSVGNLYNYFTSKDALAKELILYISKVLGEEIRHINMMPLSAREKIKKIVSFYFKTAKEKPEMIEYFLRVYLANREVFKHGCEGMICVSPFVTEIMIFFEEGVRSGELRDQDFFSAFGLFMGYLGGMVFLMGEGMLPNDIEFYVQDISENIYRALKNEE comes from the coding sequence TTGGCAAAAATTAATAAAGAGGAAAAGAAGAAACAGATTATGAATGAAGCTTTGAAACTCTTTAGTAAAGAGGGTTTTTTTGAGGTAACAATAGCTGATATCGCTAAAGCTCTTGATATGAGTGTTGGAAATCTCTATAACTACTTTACTTCTAAAGATGCCCTTGCAAAAGAGCTTATACTCTATATATCAAAAGTTTTAGGAGAGGAGATACGTCATATAAATATGATGCCACTTTCAGCAAGAGAGAAAATTAAAAAAATTGTTTCTTTTTACTTTAAAACTGCAAAAGAGAAGCCAGAAATGATAGAGTATTTTTTGCGTGTATACCTTGCGAATAGGGAAGTTTTTAAACATGGTTGCGAGGGTATGATTTGTGTTAGTCCCTTTGTAACAGAGATTATGATTTTCTTTGAAGAGGGAGTAAGGAGTGGTGAACTGCGTGATCAAGATTTTTTCAGTGCTTTTGGACTCTTTATGGGGTATTTGGGTGGTATGGTTTTTTTGATGGGGGAGGGAATGCTTCCTAATGATATAGAGTTTTATGTCCAAGATATTAGTGAGAATATATATAGAGCACTTAAAAATGAAGAATAG
- a CDS encoding hydrogenase, translated as MKNRLVWLQGVTCNGNSHSFLNLPTLSSFLQTFEILYHPLLPSLLTLEQLPDANPDILVVEGGLRRGWPKADTDLFDLFMVLAQRAKRVVVVGSCAVYGGIFKEYDQEITGVLFDKEKKSKLYDQFSHKTINIPGCPANPEWIAFGLESDTMHLDDLHRPKELFAVTVHSGCTRNEYFEWKVDAKGFGLKEGCLFYEQGCQGPYTHGSCNTILWNEINSKTRSGTPCFGCTEPTFPQKDLFKTKTYMGIPAKMPLGVPKRAYLTITGVAKSFFIPRLNKRLIDED; from the coding sequence ATGAAGAATAGATTAGTTTGGCTTCAAGGAGTTACGTGTAATGGAAATAGTCACTCTTTTCTCAATCTTCCAACACTCTCCTCATTTTTACAAACTTTTGAGATCCTCTACCATCCTCTACTTCCCTCACTTTTGACTCTCGAGCAGTTACCTGATGCAAATCCTGATATTTTGGTGGTTGAAGGGGGCTTGAGAAGAGGGTGGCCAAAAGCAGATACCGATCTGTTTGATCTTTTTATGGTTTTGGCACAGAGGGCTAAGAGAGTTGTAGTAGTAGGTAGCTGTGCAGTCTATGGAGGAATATTCAAAGAGTATGACCAAGAGATTACAGGTGTTTTGTTCGATAAAGAGAAAAAGAGCAAACTGTATGATCAGTTTTCCCACAAAACTATTAATATTCCAGGATGTCCTGCAAATCCAGAGTGGATAGCTTTTGGATTAGAGAGTGATACGATGCATTTAGATGATTTGCATAGGCCAAAAGAGCTCTTTGCAGTAACTGTTCATAGTGGATGTACTCGCAATGAGTATTTTGAATGGAAGGTCGATGCGAAAGGTTTTGGACTAAAAGAGGGGTGTCTCTTTTACGAGCAGGGCTGCCAAGGGCCATATACTCATGGAAGCTGCAATACAATTTTGTGGAATGAAATCAACTCTAAAACAAGGTCTGGTACTCCATGTTTTGGATGTACTGAGCCAACTTTTCCACAAAAAGATCTCTTTAAAACCAAAACCTATATGGGTATACCGGCAAAAATGCCTTTGGGTGTTCCCAAAAGAGCCTATCTTACTATCACAGGTGTTGCGAAAAGCTTTTTTATTCCTAGACTCAATAAAAGATTGATAGATGAAGATTGA